A genome region from Neosynechococcus sphagnicola sy1 includes the following:
- a CDS encoding alpha/beta fold hydrolase, translating to MVYYTNEEAPWVAANAARLSALKTLVFFHGFGGGSSAYEWSKVYPAFASDYHILAPDLIGWGRSQHPVRDYQIEDYLTTITEFLAQTCDGPTTVIASSLTAALIIRVAIARPTLFKSLILTTPSGLSDFGVDYRRSFFAQLVSTPVVDRALYSLGIATSNGIRTFLEQRQFAQASRVYPELVQAYLQSAQQPNAEYAALSFVRGDLCFDLSEFIGQLTIPTAILWGQQSQFTGPDLGRRLAAINPEAIRIFLCLDDTGLTPQLELPAVTIGLIQQCLPLLD from the coding sequence ATGGTCTACTACACAAATGAAGAAGCCCCATGGGTAGCTGCGAATGCCGCTCGGCTCTCGGCTCTGAAAACCCTCGTGTTTTTCCATGGGTTTGGGGGTGGTTCATCCGCCTACGAATGGTCAAAGGTCTATCCAGCCTTTGCGTCGGATTATCACATTTTGGCTCCGGACTTGATCGGTTGGGGGCGATCGCAGCATCCGGTGCGCGACTATCAGATTGAGGATTATCTGACGACGATCACAGAGTTTCTAGCGCAAACCTGTGATGGCCCAACAACAGTCATCGCCTCTTCTTTAACGGCTGCCTTGATCATTCGAGTGGCGATCGCCCGTCCGACCCTCTTTAAATCCTTGATTTTGACCACCCCGTCGGGACTGTCTGATTTCGGCGTTGACTATCGCCGCAGCTTTTTTGCCCAATTGGTCAGCACCCCCGTGGTTGATCGGGCGCTTTACAGTCTGGGCATTGCCACCAGCAATGGAATTCGCACGTTTTTAGAGCAGCGTCAGTTTGCCCAAGCCAGCCGAGTTTACCCAGAGCTAGTCCAGGCCTATTTGCAATCTGCACAGCAACCCAACGCTGAGTATGCAGCCCTGTCATTTGTGCGGGGTGATCTCTGCTTTGATCTCTCTGAATTTATTGGCCAACTGACAATTCCTACAGCCATTCTGTGGGGACAGCAATCTCAGTTTACAGGGCCAGATCTTGGACGGCGACTGGCTGCGATCAATCCTGAGGCGATTCGGATCTTTCTGTGCCTGGACGATACGGGACTGACTCCCCAACTCGAATTGCCAGCCGTAACCATCGGGTTGATTCAACAATGTTTGCCTTTGTTAGATTGA
- a CDS encoding amino acid permease produces the protein MWAYILGLGFQTAPSSVLHADSPLISLGDFLGAPAAAIIIGFSACLCFFSAGLGSLNALARVGLTLGKEGLMPPIMTVIHPRYRTPVGALTVGMGGVMLITIILITLGLPPLQINDVCGTFGTLALLLVYGLVALSLLPYLYRLGELNRKYLLLGGGTALLLLMVTTIFLSSLGKGAVLDAVRLFFGLLMVGIGLIAWQQRPQRPQA, from the coding sequence GTGTGGGCCTACATTCTGGGATTGGGCTTCCAGACAGCTCCTAGCTCAGTCCTCCATGCCGACAGTCCGTTGATTAGTTTGGGGGACTTTTTGGGGGCACCAGCTGCCGCGATCATCATTGGTTTCAGTGCCTGCCTCTGCTTCTTTAGTGCGGGTCTGGGTAGCCTGAATGCCTTGGCGCGTGTAGGACTAACCTTAGGAAAGGAAGGACTGATGCCGCCGATTATGACCGTGATTCATCCCCGTTACCGCACCCCGGTAGGTGCCTTGACCGTCGGGATGGGTGGGGTAATGCTGATCACGATTATCCTGATCACATTGGGCTTGCCGCCCCTCCAGATTAATGATGTCTGTGGCACCTTCGGCACCCTAGCCCTGCTTCTTGTCTATGGGTTGGTGGCACTCTCCCTGTTGCCCTATCTGTATCGGCTGGGGGAATTGAACCGCAAGTATCTCCTGCTCGGAGGGGGAACTGCCCTCCTATTACTGATGGTGACGACGATATTTCTCTCCAGTCTTGGCAAGGGAGCGGTGCTAGATGCAGTGCGGTTATTCTTTGGACTCCTGATGGTGGGTATCGGGCTGATTGCTTGGCAACAACGTCCGCAACGTCCCCAAGCATAG
- a CDS encoding ABC transporter ATP-binding protein — protein MTSSPVVTETRGTPRHPENDWRLFLRLVPYARRSGRLLTLSMLLLIPLAIAGAVQPIIIGQVISLIRQEETLHPFLRHRSLLEGINILGAVLLLTVTVQLSLQGVQGFLVQKIGQRITADIRKDLFEHVTSLAMRFFDRTPVGRLITRLTSDVEALGDVFATGAIGIVSDLFSMIVIAIAMFWLQWQLAVLLVLMLLPVTVLIIYFQQQYRIANYRARDELSALNSALQENLIGVSVVQLFRREQFNAQQFRTINQRYIKEVDRTIFYDSAVSATLEWIALVAIAGVLWLGGWKLMQGSLSFGVLSAFILFAQRLFDPLRQFAEKFTAIQSGFTAIERITNILTEPIEIRDSAAASNGKWQIIPTQPDATSDPLAPPTTGEIRFEQVWFAYKPGDYILQDLNFTIRPGEKVALVGPTGAGKSSIIRLLCRLYEANQGRILLDGVDIRDFPQQELRRYLGVILQDGFLFAGDVKSNITLGETYPMAAVQRAAEQTNVADFITTLPQGYNTLLRERGSNLSGGQKQLLAFARAAIRNPQVLVLDEATASLDVGTEALIQQALERLLVGRTAIIIAHRLSTIRNVDRILVLRRGQLVESGTHEELLEQQGLYASLYQLQMLGQ, from the coding sequence ATGACTTCCTCCCCCGTTGTCACTGAAACCCGTGGTACACCCCGTCATCCAGAAAATGATTGGCGGCTCTTCCTCCGCCTAGTTCCCTATGCCCGTCGCAGTGGTCGCCTGCTCACCCTTTCCATGTTGCTGCTGATCCCATTGGCGATCGCGGGAGCTGTCCAGCCGATTATCATTGGTCAGGTGATTTCTCTGATTCGGCAGGAAGAAACCCTCCATCCTTTCCTCAGACATCGCAGCCTCTTGGAAGGTATCAATATTTTAGGGGCAGTCCTCCTGCTGACGGTAACCGTGCAGTTATCGTTGCAAGGGGTACAGGGCTTCCTCGTCCAGAAAATTGGGCAACGGATTACCGCAGATATTCGCAAGGATTTGTTTGAGCATGTGACCTCCCTGGCGATGCGATTCTTTGATCGCACCCCCGTGGGGCGGTTGATTACCCGTCTCACCAGTGATGTCGAAGCCTTGGGGGATGTGTTTGCCACGGGAGCCATCGGCATTGTCAGTGATTTGTTCTCGATGATCGTGATTGCGATCGCCATGTTTTGGCTGCAATGGCAACTGGCGGTGTTGCTGGTGTTGATGTTACTCCCCGTCACCGTGTTAATTATTTACTTTCAGCAACAATATCGCATTGCCAATTACCGCGCACGGGATGAACTTTCGGCGCTGAACTCTGCCCTCCAGGAAAACCTCATCGGTGTCAGTGTGGTGCAGCTGTTTCGCCGCGAGCAGTTCAACGCTCAGCAGTTTCGTACCATTAACCAGCGCTACATCAAGGAAGTCGATCGCACCATTTTCTATGATTCAGCCGTCTCAGCGACCCTGGAGTGGATAGCCCTCGTGGCGATCGCCGGGGTGCTGTGGTTAGGCGGTTGGAAGCTGATGCAGGGGAGTCTCAGCTTTGGGGTACTGTCGGCATTTATTCTATTTGCCCAGCGATTATTTGACCCGTTGCGACAGTTTGCCGAAAAGTTTACCGCGATTCAATCTGGATTTACGGCCATTGAACGGATCACCAATATTCTGACGGAACCGATTGAAATCCGTGACTCTGCTGCTGCCAGCAATGGTAAGTGGCAGATCATCCCCACACAGCCCGACGCGACCTCTGATCCCCTCGCGCCCCCCACCACAGGTGAAATTCGGTTTGAGCAGGTTTGGTTTGCTTACAAACCAGGAGACTATATCCTGCAAGACTTAAACTTTACCATTCGTCCCGGTGAAAAAGTGGCGCTGGTCGGGCCAACGGGAGCTGGCAAAAGTTCGATTATCCGCTTGCTCTGTCGATTGTATGAGGCTAATCAGGGGCGGATTCTGCTCGATGGGGTGGATATTCGAGACTTCCCCCAGCAAGAATTACGACGCTATCTAGGGGTGATTCTGCAAGATGGCTTTCTGTTTGCGGGGGATGTCAAAAGTAACATCACCCTGGGTGAGACCTATCCCATGGCAGCGGTGCAAAGGGCTGCGGAGCAAACCAATGTAGCTGACTTTATTACGACGCTGCCCCAGGGGTACAACACCCTGCTACGAGAGCGGGGGTCGAATCTTTCGGGGGGACAGAAGCAACTGCTGGCATTTGCTCGGGCAGCCATTCGCAACCCCCAGGTGTTGGTACTGGATGAAGCCACGGCTAGTTTAGACGTGGGGACAGAGGCGCTGATTCAACAGGCATTAGAGCGGCTCCTGGTCGGGCGTACCGCCATTATCATTGCCCACCGCCTCTCAACGATTCGCAACGTTGATCGCATTTTGGTGTTGCGGCGCGGACAACTAGTGGAGTCCGGAACCCATGAAGAACTTCTGGAACAGCAGGGACTGTATGCCAGTTTGTATCAATTGCAGATGCTGGGTCAGTGA
- the rppA gene encoding two-component system response regulator RppA gives MHILLVDDEVELTEPLSRVLKREGYAVDVAFDGAVGGQLAMQGSYDLLILDWMLPQQTGLALCQQLRSRGDKTPVLFLTAKDTLDDRVLGLDAGADDYLVKPFELRELLARVRALLRRPPTLASGGQQLQVEDLTLDCVNQLAYRDRRSIELSDKECQLLEYFMRHPGQLLTHSQIHQQVWGEEEKPTSNVLAAQIRLLRRKIEAEGEKILIHTVYKKGYRFGSTPGV, from the coding sequence ATGCATATCCTTTTGGTTGATGACGAAGTTGAACTGACCGAGCCCCTCAGTCGGGTACTCAAACGCGAGGGCTATGCAGTCGATGTCGCCTTTGATGGGGCTGTGGGGGGTCAGTTGGCGATGCAGGGGAGTTACGATCTGCTGATTCTGGACTGGATGCTACCCCAGCAAACTGGACTGGCTCTTTGCCAGCAGTTGCGATCTCGGGGGGATAAAACGCCCGTCCTATTTCTGACAGCGAAAGATACCCTGGATGACCGGGTGTTAGGTCTGGATGCGGGAGCCGATGATTACCTGGTAAAACCCTTTGAGTTACGGGAGCTGCTGGCGCGGGTGCGGGCATTGTTGCGACGGCCTCCGACCTTAGCATCTGGGGGACAACAGCTGCAAGTGGAAGACCTAACCCTGGATTGTGTCAATCAACTGGCCTACCGCGATCGCCGCTCCATTGAACTGTCTGACAAAGAATGCCAACTGCTGGAGTATTTCATGCGCCATCCCGGCCAATTACTGACCCACAGTCAAATTCACCAGCAGGTTTGGGGCGAGGAAGAGAAGCCAACCAGTAATGTCTTAGCGGCACAAATTCGCCTGTTGCGGCGCAAAATTGAAGCTGAAGGCGAAAAGATTCTGATCCATACGGTTTATAAAAAGGGCTACCGCTTTGGTTCTACGCCGGGTGTTTAA
- a CDS encoding APC family permease, producing MGNTTSEPQLNRCLGLVSVTAQAVAVVGPTITAVVNIPQVYLSAGSASWMTYLVATVCILMVAQVLEIFARRAAGTAALAKFVQMGLGLTAGRVTAWLLFLAYAGFCVLLLAMCGQSLVALAAALDVSLPLLPLLGIVTLATWLFTLRDIRLSSFMVLILEGGAIAIILWLCGVILFHHSVRVDLSQFRISAATPVQIQSGLMLAFLSFMGFESAATLGGESREPLRDIPRALNIATLLPGGSVSGVGLHSGIGLPDSS from the coding sequence TTGGGAAATACTACGTCAGAGCCTCAACTCAATCGCTGCCTTGGTCTGGTATCTGTAACAGCACAGGCTGTTGCTGTCGTAGGGCCAACGATCACAGCGGTGGTCAATATCCCCCAGGTCTATCTGAGTGCCGGTAGTGCCAGTTGGATGACCTATCTCGTTGCGACGGTATGCATCCTGATGGTGGCCCAAGTGCTGGAGATCTTTGCCCGTCGAGCCGCTGGTACAGCGGCCCTAGCCAAATTTGTCCAAATGGGGCTGGGACTTACGGCTGGGCGAGTAACCGCCTGGTTGCTATTTCTTGCCTATGCAGGATTCTGTGTCCTCCTGCTGGCGATGTGTGGACAGAGTCTGGTCGCCCTGGCCGCCGCACTAGATGTTTCACTGCCGCTGTTGCCCCTATTGGGGATCGTCACCCTGGCAACCTGGCTATTCACCTTGCGAGACATCCGTCTCTCCAGCTTCATGGTGCTGATCCTCGAAGGGGGGGCGATCGCGATTATTCTTTGGCTCTGCGGAGTGATTCTATTTCATCACAGTGTCCGGGTTGATCTTTCCCAGTTCCGCATCAGCGCAGCGACGCCAGTTCAAATACAGTCCGGATTGATGCTGGCCTTCCTCAGCTTCATGGGGTTTGAAAGTGCCGCCACATTGGGGGGAGAATCCCGTGAACCGTTGCGGGATATTCCCAGGGCACTAAACATTGCGACGCTGTTGCCGGGGGGGTCTGTTTCTGGTGTGGGCCTACATTCTGGGATTGGGCTTCCAGACAGCTCCTAG
- a CDS encoding ABC transporter permease, which yields MESLIQLDLTDLTWALGLMAVAIGISLWQRLGLAATLAIATGRTVLQLLVVGYFLAVVFTWKNPWAVLLVLALMLAIAVTVARNRIGSQIPQLWLILWGSFLSSTAITLTYVNLLVIRPSLWYDPQYLIPLAGIVLGNVMTASAIAGERLVSTVQSSRLEIETHLCLGATPQQAIAHYRQAAIKAGLIPTINSMMVVGVVTLPGIITGQMLSGVSPLDASLYQMLIMFMLAFATLITTLLVTQGLCRQFFNQAAQLVGP from the coding sequence TTGGAATCATTAATTCAGTTAGACTTAACCGATCTGACCTGGGCCTTGGGACTGATGGCTGTCGCTATTGGCATCTCGTTATGGCAGCGTTTGGGTCTAGCCGCAACTCTAGCGATCGCAACCGGACGAACGGTGTTGCAATTACTGGTGGTGGGCTATTTTCTGGCGGTGGTGTTTACCTGGAAAAATCCTTGGGCGGTTCTCTTGGTGCTAGCACTGATGCTGGCGATCGCCGTTACCGTGGCTCGGAACCGCATTGGTTCCCAGATTCCCCAACTGTGGTTAATTCTCTGGGGATCATTCTTGAGCAGTACGGCAATTACCCTCACCTATGTCAACCTCCTGGTGATTCGCCCCAGTCTCTGGTATGACCCCCAATATCTGATTCCCTTGGCTGGGATTGTGTTGGGCAATGTTATGACCGCCAGTGCGATCGCTGGGGAACGGTTGGTGAGTACGGTGCAGTCGAGCCGCCTGGAAATTGAAACCCATCTCTGTTTAGGAGCCACCCCACAACAGGCGATCGCCCACTATCGGCAAGCCGCCATTAAAGCTGGGTTGATTCCGACCATTAACTCCATGATGGTGGTGGGGGTTGTAACCTTGCCGGGGATTATTACCGGGCAGATGCTGAGTGGGGTCAGTCCCTTGGATGCCTCTCTCTATCAAATGCTGATCATGTTTATGCTAGCCTTTGCTACCTTGATCACCACCCTCTTGGTCACCCAGGGGCTGTGCCGTCAGTTTTTTAATCAGGCTGCCCAACTGGTCGGCCCTTAA
- a CDS encoding integrin alpha yields the protein MVSSALNLSSLNGSNGFVINGINVSDNSGYSVSSAGDVNGDGIEDLIIGAPYADPNGLLNSGQSYVVFGSTSGFSSTLSLSSLDGSNGFVLSGMNADDHLGSSVSDAGDINGDGIDDLIIGAIFASPNGIDGSGQSYVVFGSTSGFSSSLNLSSLNGSNGFKINGINAS from the coding sequence ATGGTCAGCTCAGCCTTAAATCTCTCCAGCCTTAATGGCAGCAACGGCTTTGTAATCAACGGCATCAATGTAAGCGACAATTCAGGCTATTCAGTTAGCAGTGCCGGGGATGTCAATGGTGATGGCATTGAGGATCTGATCATTGGCGCACCCTATGCCGACCCCAATGGCCTTTTAAATTCAGGCCAGAGCTATGTGGTCTTTGGCTCCACCAGCGGCTTTAGCAGCACCCTGAGTCTCTCCAGTCTGGATGGCAGCAATGGCTTTGTCCTCAGCGGTATGAATGCGGATGACCATTTAGGCAGTTCCGTCAGTGATGCGGGGGATATCAATGGCGATGGCATTGATGACCTGATCATTGGCGCTATCTTTGCTTCTCCCAATGGCATCGATGGTTCCGGCCAGAGCTATGTGGTGTTTGGCTCCACCAGTGGCTTCAGCAGCAGCCTCAATCTCTCCAGCCTCAATGGCAGCAACGGCTTTAAAATCAATGGCATTAATGCGAGTTGA
- a CDS encoding EAL domain-containing protein: MPRTYLLEKSCRLVLHPGDDAMHAILRQLGFESIPAFPQLLFIDLTKGRLEQILESIDARISVTSQAHARYVIVPTPSTREEGAWSFVPQLLLMDLLQAQPLNTLMQSMKDAWFLHVLLQQQLFFVYQPIFDLQSGQVFAHECLARAQNDQGVIFSGQQLIDAACSTNLAHEFDHLARTTCISAISEIGPEETFFINVLPKTLLHHPQVFEEHFQAILALGLRPQQIVWELTEIQAVPQDSQLKQVIEYIRSLGFGIAIDDLWSTVALDHYVTDVRPDLVKLDRQLINGCSLHPVKQVLIKALVDASHTMGIKVVAEGLETVEDISFCQQLGVDLGQGYGLARPRCELHSQCFA, from the coding sequence ATGCCACGCACTTATCTTCTAGAGAAAAGCTGCCGTCTGGTGCTTCACCCCGGTGATGATGCCATGCACGCCATCCTCCGTCAGTTAGGGTTTGAGTCCATTCCTGCCTTCCCCCAACTGTTGTTTATTGATTTAACCAAGGGCAGGTTAGAGCAGATCCTTGAGTCGATTGATGCCAGGATCTCAGTCACCAGTCAGGCTCACGCACGATACGTGATTGTCCCAACCCCCTCCACCAGGGAGGAGGGAGCCTGGAGCTTTGTGCCGCAACTGTTGTTGATGGATCTACTGCAAGCCCAACCTTTAAACACTCTCATGCAGTCCATGAAAGATGCCTGGTTTTTGCATGTGTTGTTGCAACAGCAGTTGTTTTTTGTCTACCAGCCCATTTTTGATCTCCAGTCTGGGCAGGTATTTGCCCATGAATGTCTGGCACGGGCACAAAACGATCAGGGGGTAATCTTCTCTGGGCAGCAGTTAATTGACGCGGCTTGCTCGACGAACCTGGCCCATGAGTTTGACCATTTGGCCCGGACAACCTGTATCTCAGCCATCTCCGAGATTGGGCCTGAAGAGACGTTCTTTATTAACGTCCTACCAAAGACTCTCTTGCACCACCCTCAAGTTTTTGAGGAGCACTTTCAAGCGATTTTAGCCTTGGGGTTACGGCCCCAGCAAATTGTTTGGGAACTGACAGAGATCCAAGCAGTGCCTCAGGATTCGCAGTTGAAACAGGTGATTGAATACATTCGTAGCTTGGGGTTTGGCATTGCCATTGACGATCTCTGGAGCACGGTTGCCCTTGACCACTACGTCACCGATGTCCGGCCCGATCTGGTAAAGCTAGACCGCCAGTTGATCAACGGTTGTAGTCTTCATCCTGTGAAGCAAGTTCTGATCAAGGCCCTCGTAGATGCCTCCCACACCATGGGGATTAAAGTCGTAGCCGAGGGCTTGGAGACCGTTGAAGACATCTCATTTTGTCAACAGCTGGGGGTGGATCTGGGTCAGGGGTATGGGCTGGCTCGACCCAGATGTGAATTGCATTCTCAGTGCTTCGCTTAA